One window of Botrimarina mediterranea genomic DNA carries:
- a CDS encoding arylsulfatase — MHRATHRLQLLIAAGTAAFAGSIALAQQMLPPPDGAFEGKIGLTYKDSEPVKPKLKTPETFGIKDAPNILIVLIDDCGFGQMGTFGGAIPTPALDRVANNGLRFNRFHTTALCSPTRAALLTGRNHHSVGSGVIGEAGTGFPGYDGIIPASAGTFAEVLREYGYMNAWFGKNHNVPDWETSIVGPFDRWADGLGFDYFYGFVGGDTDQYSPALVENKKRLEPPATNEDGSPYHLTTDLADHAIRMMRASKAVAPQRPFFVYFATGATHAPHQVPEEWIAKFKGKFDGGWDKYREETFARQKKQGVIPSDAKLTPRPDSLPAWDSLPADQRQVYARMMEVFAAFTAHTDHEVGRLLDTIDEMGELDNTIVIYMAGDNGSSAEGGLEGLVNEMTFFNAIAEPLEMKLDSLDSLGSAKHYNHFPAAWAWAMDTPFQWTKQIASHFGGTRNGMAISWPKGIKARGELRDQFHHVIDIAPTLLEVIGIEAPAELNGVAQKPIEGVSMAYAFDDADAEDRRTTQYFEMLGNQGLYHDGWMVSAVRGIPWESESPPIDLLDMPWELYHVEEDFAQANDLAKQHPEKVQELVKLFFAEAAKYQVLPLDGRKTERLNVENRPSLTQGRTTFTYPNHLRLPEGAAPDLKHKSHEIVAEVNIPDHGADGMLFTQGGRFGGFGLFVKDGKLVYHYNLVGVDRYNIESENKLPTGDVVLKAVYKTDADKPFAGAEVTLYANDKAIGKGRVEKSIPNRVTLDETLDIGFDTGTPLVDDYEVPFAFEGKLKSVTVNLE; from the coding sequence AGGGCAAGATCGGCCTTACCTACAAAGATTCGGAACCCGTCAAACCGAAGCTGAAGACGCCTGAGACATTCGGCATCAAGGACGCGCCGAACATCTTGATCGTCCTCATCGACGATTGCGGCTTCGGTCAGATGGGGACGTTCGGCGGCGCAATTCCGACGCCAGCTCTAGACCGTGTCGCTAATAACGGACTGCGCTTCAACCGGTTTCACACCACAGCCCTCTGCTCGCCGACGCGCGCGGCGCTACTGACCGGACGTAACCACCACTCGGTGGGCAGCGGCGTTATCGGCGAGGCCGGCACGGGCTTTCCGGGTTACGACGGGATCATCCCCGCATCGGCCGGCACCTTCGCGGAAGTCTTGCGCGAGTACGGCTATATGAATGCGTGGTTTGGCAAGAACCACAACGTGCCGGACTGGGAAACGAGCATCGTCGGCCCCTTCGACCGCTGGGCAGACGGGCTCGGTTTCGATTACTTCTACGGCTTTGTCGGGGGCGACACCGATCAGTACAGCCCCGCCTTGGTTGAGAACAAGAAGCGTCTTGAGCCGCCCGCCACGAACGAGGACGGATCGCCGTACCATCTGACGACCGACTTGGCGGATCACGCTATCCGTATGATGCGGGCCTCCAAGGCCGTCGCCCCCCAGCGTCCGTTCTTTGTCTACTTTGCGACCGGCGCCACGCACGCGCCGCACCAAGTCCCCGAGGAGTGGATCGCCAAATTCAAAGGGAAGTTCGACGGCGGCTGGGACAAGTACCGCGAAGAGACCTTCGCTCGACAGAAAAAACAGGGCGTCATCCCCAGCGATGCGAAGCTTACTCCGCGTCCCGACTCCTTGCCTGCGTGGGACTCGCTTCCGGCGGATCAGCGGCAAGTTTATGCCCGCATGATGGAGGTGTTCGCCGCCTTCACCGCGCACACCGACCACGAAGTCGGCCGACTGCTCGATACGATTGACGAGATGGGCGAACTCGACAACACGATCGTCATCTACATGGCGGGCGACAATGGTTCGAGCGCCGAAGGGGGGCTCGAAGGCCTCGTCAATGAGATGACGTTCTTCAATGCGATCGCCGAGCCGCTTGAGATGAAGCTCGACTCGCTCGACTCGCTGGGCAGTGCGAAGCATTACAACCACTTTCCCGCGGCATGGGCGTGGGCCATGGACACGCCGTTTCAGTGGACGAAGCAGATCGCCAGCCATTTCGGCGGCACGCGTAACGGCATGGCCATCTCGTGGCCGAAGGGGATTAAGGCCCGGGGTGAGCTACGCGATCAGTTCCATCACGTGATTGACATCGCCCCGACGCTGCTCGAGGTCATCGGCATCGAGGCGCCGGCCGAATTGAACGGCGTCGCGCAGAAGCCGATAGAGGGGGTCAGCATGGCCTACGCCTTCGATGACGCCGACGCCGAGGACCGCCGCACAACCCAATACTTCGAGATGCTCGGTAACCAGGGGCTCTACCACGACGGTTGGATGGTCAGCGCGGTACGCGGCATACCTTGGGAAAGCGAGTCACCGCCGATCGACTTGCTCGACATGCCCTGGGAGCTGTACCACGTCGAGGAGGACTTCGCCCAAGCGAACGACCTGGCCAAGCAGCACCCGGAGAAAGTGCAAGAGTTGGTAAAGTTGTTCTTCGCCGAGGCCGCGAAGTACCAAGTCCTGCCACTCGACGGTCGTAAGACTGAGAGGCTGAACGTCGAGAATCGGCCGAGCCTCACTCAGGGACGCACCACGTTCACCTACCCGAACCACTTGCGTCTGCCCGAGGGCGCTGCGCCGGACCTCAAGCACAAGAGCCACGAGATTGTCGCCGAGGTGAATATTCCCGACCATGGCGCCGATGGCATGCTCTTTACGCAGGGCGGCCGCTTTGGCGGGTTCGGATTGTTCGTGAAGGACGGCAAGCTCGTCTATCACTACAACTTGGTCGGCGTCGATCGTTACAACATCGAGTCCGAGAACAAGCTGCCGACCGGAGACGTTGTGCTCAAGGCGGTCTACAAGACCGACGCGGACAAACCCTTCGCCGGCGCGGAGGTAACGCTTTACGCCAATGACAAGGCGATCGGCAAGGGACGCGTCGAGAAGAGTATTCCCAATCGCGTGACGCTCGACGAGACGCTTGACATCGGCTTCGATACGGGCACGCCGTTGGTGGATGACTACGAAGTCCCTTTTGCGTTCGAGGGTAAGTTGAAGTCCGTGACGGTGAACCTCGAATGA
- a CDS encoding HAD family hydrolase — MKSIDRARAFTLFGVLYLTANAAIAQQADPLPSWNDGASKSAIIAFVESVTTEGSAGFVRPAERIAVFDNDGTLWAEQPVYFQGLFAIDRIKKLAPEHPEWETTEPYKSAIAGDMKGLMATGKEGLLKVIAASHANITADKFAASVREWLRTARHPQTGKPYAQMVYRPMRELLDYLRSKGFKTFIVSGGGIDFMRVFAERVYGVPPEQVIGSTIDAEFEMRDGVPTILKTGKLVLVDDNVGKPVGIYRHIGRRPIFAAGNSDGDLQMLQYTTIPRSADDKAPSFGLIVHHTDADREWAYDRDSHIGKLDKALDEAPQRGWTVVDMKADWKTVFAQ; from the coding sequence ATGAAAAGTATCGATCGCGCCAGGGCCTTCACCCTGTTCGGTGTCCTCTACCTGACCGCGAACGCGGCCATCGCGCAGCAGGCGGACCCGTTGCCGTCGTGGAACGACGGCGCGTCCAAGTCGGCGATTATCGCGTTCGTCGAGAGCGTCACCACCGAGGGCTCCGCGGGATTTGTCCGGCCCGCCGAGCGCATCGCCGTGTTCGACAATGACGGCACGCTCTGGGCCGAGCAGCCCGTTTACTTCCAGGGGCTGTTCGCGATCGATCGCATCAAGAAGCTCGCGCCCGAGCATCCCGAGTGGGAGACGACCGAGCCGTACAAGAGCGCTATCGCAGGCGACATGAAGGGGTTGATGGCTACCGGCAAGGAGGGCTTGCTGAAGGTCATCGCCGCCTCGCATGCAAACATCACGGCAGACAAGTTTGCCGCGTCGGTGCGAGAGTGGTTGCGGACGGCGCGCCACCCGCAGACCGGGAAGCCCTATGCGCAGATGGTCTACCGACCGATGCGCGAGTTGCTTGACTACCTACGGTCGAAGGGCTTCAAGACGTTCATCGTCTCGGGCGGCGGCATCGACTTCATGCGCGTCTTCGCCGAGCGCGTCTACGGTGTGCCGCCGGAGCAGGTGATCGGATCGACGATCGACGCCGAGTTCGAGATGCGCGACGGCGTCCCGACGATTCTCAAGACCGGCAAGCTGGTTCTCGTGGACGACAACGTCGGCAAACCCGTTGGGATCTACCGGCACATCGGCCGCCGGCCGATCTTCGCCGCGGGCAACTCCGACGGCGATTTGCAGATGCTCCAGTACACGACGATTCCACGTAGCGCGGACGACAAGGCGCCAAGCTTCGGTCTGATCGTCCATCACACCGACGCCGATCGAGAGTGGGCTTACGACCGCGACTCCCACATCGGCAAGCTCGACAAGGCGCTCGACGAGGCGCCGCAACGCGGCTGGACGGTTGTCGATATGAAAGCCGACTGGAAGACGGTCTTCGCTCAGTGA
- a CDS encoding SHD1 domain-containing protein produces the protein MTIRPLAFLVAACLLFVGATSCDARTWSDSSGQYTVDAELVALTEKAAILQRGDHHLVSIDVEQLSEEDQAYLATEEAKLAADRVANKQQTWTTVGGIEIIGNVVDFVERDVTFQRRRSKVYVNDRVFDNLPDVYQKIAPRVVAHFENLPTINDKASLERWLVRRRGQPATYKVEGVILELPSGDEYAFPFFLFRDEDLEVLKPGWDRWVAAHGNYESQSSMSDELRTLAAARQQDAEVTQQIAKLQLMMQTVEAGVTSLWEVTLMPGQGVAGTPLWVVVPGRDSRQATAAALSRNPGYIAGPVRRVSR, from the coding sequence ATGACGATCCGCCCCCTCGCCTTCCTGGTCGCCGCCTGCCTCCTGTTCGTCGGCGCCACTAGTTGCGACGCCCGCACCTGGAGCGACAGCAGCGGGCAGTACACGGTGGACGCCGAGCTGGTGGCCCTCACCGAGAAGGCGGCCATCCTGCAACGGGGCGACCACCACCTCGTGTCGATCGACGTCGAGCAGCTCTCCGAAGAAGACCAGGCCTATCTCGCCACCGAAGAGGCCAAGCTCGCGGCCGACAGGGTCGCCAACAAGCAGCAGACCTGGACCACCGTCGGCGGCATCGAGATCATCGGCAACGTCGTCGACTTCGTCGAGCGCGACGTCACCTTCCAACGGCGGCGCAGCAAGGTCTACGTCAACGACCGCGTCTTCGACAACCTGCCGGACGTCTATCAGAAGATCGCGCCGCGTGTTGTCGCCCACTTCGAGAACCTGCCGACGATCAACGACAAGGCTTCGCTCGAGCGCTGGCTCGTCCGACGCCGCGGTCAGCCGGCGACCTACAAGGTCGAGGGCGTCATCCTCGAGCTCCCCAGCGGGGACGAGTACGCCTTCCCGTTCTTCTTGTTCCGCGACGAGGACCTCGAAGTCCTCAAGCCGGGCTGGGACCGCTGGGTCGCCGCCCACGGCAACTACGAGTCGCAGTCGAGCATGTCCGACGAACTGCGCACCCTCGCCGCCGCTCGTCAGCAAGACGCCGAGGTCACTCAGCAGATCGCCAAGCTCCAACTCATGATGCAAACCGTCGAAGCCGGCGTGACTTCGCTATGGGAAGTCACGCTCATGCCCGGGCAGGGCGTCGCCGGCACGCCACTGTGGGTCGTCGTCCCCGGCCGCGACAGCCGCCAAGCGACCGCTGCCGCCCTGAGCCGCAACCCGGGCTACATCGCCGGCCCCGTCCGCCGAGTCAGCAGGTAG
- a CDS encoding carbohydrate porin — translation MRISHIARSLALAAASVGSGQALAQEPLTGDWYGNRTYLADNGVTFQFDVAQFYQGVTAGGLNQHFKYGGHGDYVTNVDFGKLGVQEGLFLKVRAEHRFGENINGDTGAFLPASVLTALPVADSEELYLTNVLFTQALSERFAVFAGKLDTLDGDLNAFAHGRGKTQFSNVGFVTNPALLRVVPYSTLGCGFAVLGDEGEPVFSYMLLNSEDTAKTSGFSELFNDGVAMAAELRLPTEFYGLPGHQLVGAAWNNREFTSLGQDPRVVLPDIPVAQASDAWAVYWNFDQHLFVDPCDAGRGWGVFGRAAISDEEINPLSWFLSFGLGGHNPMRGHEADTWGAGWFVAGSSGEIGPIIETFLGPIGDGHGVELFYNWQATPWLNVTPDLQVLAPSRENVDTALVLGVRAVMLL, via the coding sequence ATGCGTATTTCCCACATCGCCCGCTCCCTGGCGCTCGCCGCCGCCAGCGTGGGATCGGGCCAAGCCCTCGCCCAAGAGCCTCTGACCGGCGATTGGTACGGGAACCGTACGTACCTGGCGGACAACGGCGTCACTTTCCAGTTCGACGTGGCCCAGTTCTATCAGGGCGTCACCGCCGGCGGTCTTAACCAACACTTCAAATACGGCGGCCACGGCGACTACGTCACCAACGTCGATTTCGGCAAGCTTGGCGTCCAAGAGGGCCTGTTCCTCAAGGTCCGCGCCGAACACCGCTTTGGCGAAAACATCAACGGCGACACGGGCGCCTTCCTACCGGCGTCGGTGCTCACAGCCTTGCCGGTCGCCGACAGCGAAGAGCTCTATCTGACCAACGTCTTGTTCACCCAGGCGTTGTCGGAGCGGTTCGCTGTTTTCGCGGGCAAGCTCGACACGCTCGATGGCGACCTCAACGCGTTCGCCCACGGCCGCGGCAAGACGCAGTTCTCGAACGTCGGATTCGTCACCAACCCGGCGCTGCTGCGGGTGGTTCCGTACTCGACACTCGGGTGCGGCTTCGCTGTGCTGGGCGATGAGGGCGAGCCCGTCTTCAGCTATATGCTGCTCAACTCGGAAGACACCGCGAAGACCTCCGGTTTCAGCGAGTTGTTCAACGACGGAGTCGCGATGGCGGCCGAACTCCGGCTGCCCACCGAGTTCTATGGCCTGCCCGGGCACCAGCTGGTCGGCGCCGCTTGGAACAACCGTGAGTTCACGTCGCTCGGCCAAGACCCGCGCGTGGTGCTGCCGGACATTCCCGTGGCTCAGGCCAGCGACGCCTGGGCCGTGTACTGGAACTTCGACCAACACCTCTTCGTCGATCCCTGTGACGCCGGCCGTGGTTGGGGCGTCTTCGGGCGGGCGGCGATCTCGGACGAGGAGATCAATCCGCTGTCGTGGTTCCTCAGCTTCGGCCTCGGGGGACACAACCCGATGCGCGGCCACGAGGCCGACACCTGGGGCGCCGGCTGGTTCGTCGCGGGGTCGAGCGGCGAGATCGGGCCGATCATTGAGACGTTCCTCGGTCCGATCGGCGACGGCCACGGCGTCGAACTCTTCTACAACTGGCAGGCGACCCCCTGGCTCAACGTGACGCCCGACCTCCAGGTCCTCGCCCCGTCGCGGGAGAACGTCGATACGGCCCTGGTGCTAGGCGTTCGGGCGGTAATGCTGCTTTAG
- a CDS encoding arylsulfatase, which yields MIRSLGFFCLLALAAVAHGADKPNILVIWGDDIGTWNISHNNRGMMGYMTPNIDRIAREGVAFTDYYGQQSCTAGRAAFIGGNVPVRTGMTKVGMPGAPQGWQKSDVTMATVLKSAGYATGQFGKNHQGDRDEHLPTMHGFDEFFGNLYHLNAEEEPENMDYPKDPEFRKKFGPRGVLHCKADGKGGQTIEDTGALTKKRMETIDDESIKVAKEFIEKQSKEGKPFFCWWNATRMHFRTHVKEENRGISGQDEYSDGMVEHDRHVGELLELIDELGLAENTIVLYSTDNGPHYNTWPDAGTTPFHGEKNSNWEGAFRVPAFVRWPGEFPAGETRNGIVSHEDWLPTFAAAAGVTDIKEKLREGVELNGRTYRNYIDGYNQLDYLSGESEESPRKEFWYVGDDGQVMAARYNDWKVVFLENRANRLQIWKEPFVQLRAPDLYNLRRDPFEKAKIGSNTYEDWYIDRAFVMIPIQQMAGKFLMTMKEFPPSQKPGSWNLSEIEEQISSGIGSN from the coding sequence ATGATCAGGTCCCTCGGGTTTTTCTGCCTCCTAGCCTTGGCCGCGGTGGCCCACGGCGCCGACAAGCCGAACATCCTGGTGATCTGGGGTGACGACATCGGCACGTGGAATATCAGCCACAACAACCGCGGGATGATGGGCTACATGACTCCCAACATCGACCGCATCGCCCGCGAAGGCGTGGCGTTCACCGACTACTACGGGCAGCAGAGTTGCACGGCGGGTCGGGCGGCGTTCATCGGCGGCAACGTGCCGGTCCGCACCGGGATGACCAAGGTCGGCATGCCCGGCGCCCCGCAGGGTTGGCAGAAGTCCGACGTTACGATGGCCACCGTGCTGAAAAGCGCGGGCTACGCCACGGGCCAGTTTGGCAAAAACCACCAAGGGGACCGCGACGAGCACCTCCCCACGATGCACGGCTTCGACGAGTTCTTCGGCAACCTCTACCACCTCAACGCCGAGGAAGAGCCGGAGAACATGGACTACCCGAAGGACCCCGAGTTCCGCAAGAAGTTTGGTCCGCGCGGCGTCTTGCATTGCAAAGCCGACGGCAAGGGGGGTCAGACCATCGAAGACACCGGCGCGCTAACCAAGAAGCGGATGGAGACCATCGACGACGAGTCGATCAAGGTCGCTAAAGAATTCATCGAGAAACAAAGTAAAGAAGGCAAGCCTTTCTTTTGCTGGTGGAATGCGACTCGCATGCATTTCCGCACGCATGTGAAGGAAGAGAACCGTGGCATTTCCGGCCAGGACGAGTACAGCGACGGCATGGTCGAACACGATCGCCATGTAGGCGAATTGCTTGAGCTGATCGATGAACTCGGACTCGCCGAGAACACGATCGTTCTCTACTCGACCGACAACGGCCCGCACTACAACACGTGGCCCGACGCCGGTACGACCCCCTTCCACGGCGAGAAGAACTCGAACTGGGAAGGCGCCTTCCGCGTGCCGGCATTCGTTCGCTGGCCGGGCGAGTTCCCCGCCGGCGAGACCCGCAACGGCATCGTCTCGCACGAAGACTGGCTGCCGACCTTCGCCGCCGCCGCTGGCGTGACCGACATCAAAGAGAAGCTCCGTGAAGGGGTCGAGCTCAACGGCCGCACCTACCGCAACTACATCGACGGATACAATCAGCTCGACTACCTTAGCGGCGAGTCTGAAGAGTCGCCGCGTAAAGAGTTCTGGTACGTCGGCGACGACGGCCAGGTCATGGCCGCTCGCTACAACGACTGGAAAGTGGTCTTCCTTGAAAACCGCGCCAATCGGCTCCAGATCTGGAAGGAGCCCTTCGTCCAGTTGCGTGCGCCCGACCTCTACAATCTGCGTCGCGACCCGTTTGAGAAGGCGAAGATCGGCTCAAACACGTACGAAGACTGGTACATCGACCGCGCCTTTGTGATGATTCCGATCCAGCAGATGGCGGGGAAGTTCTTGATGACGATGAAGGAATTTCCTCCGAGTCAGAAGCCAGGCTCCTGGAACCTCAGCGAGATCGAGGAGCAGATCAGCAGCGGTATCGGCAGCAACTAA
- a CDS encoding family 16 glycosylhydrolase encodes MSCTARRLCAAAAVATTLAIHSSASAQEPPALPGWDLVWHDEFSGDSLDTTKWEAADRRNSHNNEKQFYHPNQVAIADGNLKLTAINTPRDGKAYQSGLITSKDLYGPGRFEARIDLPTSQGMWPAFWLNANNVSWPQGGEIDILENRGSQPNLVSSAYHWQKEPGPCCNDHRFEFHEHTAEVNGEPVNFHEGFHTYAVEWDEETLRFYVDDVLHYTLTETPDRPIFETPKNIILNLAVGGDFGGDPNGSTVWPQTMQVDYVRYWRPATQAMSGDYNRDGLVDAADYTLWRDNLNRTGTRLSADANGDQVVDYLDYEIWEATYGQTTASTVAVPEPQTVAMSIGAAIISRLLTPMRATSAD; translated from the coding sequence ATGAGCTGCACCGCGCGCCGGCTGTGTGCGGCGGCCGCCGTCGCTACGACGCTGGCAATCCATAGCTCTGCAAGCGCTCAGGAGCCGCCCGCCCTTCCCGGTTGGGACCTCGTATGGCACGACGAGTTCTCCGGGGACTCACTCGACACCACAAAGTGGGAAGCCGCCGACCGCCGCAACAGCCACAACAATGAGAAGCAGTTCTACCATCCCAACCAAGTCGCCATCGCCGATGGCAACTTGAAGCTGACGGCCATTAACACGCCCCGAGACGGAAAGGCGTATCAGTCTGGCTTGATTACGTCGAAGGACCTCTACGGCCCGGGGCGGTTCGAGGCCCGCATCGACCTGCCGACTTCGCAGGGGATGTGGCCGGCGTTCTGGCTCAACGCCAACAACGTCTCGTGGCCTCAGGGGGGTGAGATCGACATCCTCGAGAACCGCGGCAGCCAGCCGAACCTCGTCAGTAGCGCCTATCACTGGCAGAAAGAGCCCGGCCCGTGCTGCAACGACCACCGCTTCGAGTTTCATGAGCACACCGCCGAGGTGAACGGTGAGCCCGTCAATTTCCACGAGGGCTTCCACACTTACGCCGTCGAGTGGGACGAGGAGACGCTTCGTTTCTACGTCGATGACGTGCTCCATTACACGCTCACCGAAACCCCCGATCGACCGATCTTCGAGACGCCCAAGAACATCATTCTCAACCTCGCCGTCGGCGGCGACTTCGGCGGCGACCCGAACGGCTCAACCGTCTGGCCGCAGACGATGCAAGTCGATTACGTCCGATACTGGCGCCCCGCTACCCAGGCGATGTCGGGAGACTACAACCGCGACGGCCTCGTCGACGCCGCTGATTACACGCTGTGGCGAGATAACCTCAATCGCACCGGGACCCGGCTCTCGGCCGATGCGAATGGCGACCAAGTTGTCGATTACCTCGACTACGAGATTTGGGAAGCGACCTACGGTCAGACGACCGCATCGACTGTGGCGGTTCCCGAGCCGCAGACCGTCGCCATGTCGATCGGTGCCGCAATCATTTCTCGCCTGTTGACGCCAATGCGTGCTACGAGCGCGGACTAG
- a CDS encoding DUF1559 domain-containing protein, whose amino-acid sequence MKTGIERQGRVGFTLVELLVVIAIIGILVALLLPAVQAAREAARRMQCGNNLKQIGLACHNFVSSNKYFPTAGGAVSQFFAPNELTGPHYGYEYAGWMYQILPYMEEQSLYDLREGDGSGNTGFVDTGLIERPVSAFNCPTRNNRFGNDGLDVYALGDYAGIMASHNDPGWQGFAWQNTGPPNTNEEDAVWTGIIVKGGQVNVNSGEVWEFGKISFAKVTDGSSKTILVAEKAANGALYSIDSAAAGGRHPYWELYGYYIGADWPTMRQFGALTQGTSSPNVEVAVKPDSQSRVVMDRGRPSTNVPDEQGFGSAHPSVLMALLGDGSVRTISMDADLVLLDQLGKRADGSTISFDDL is encoded by the coding sequence ATGAAGACTGGAATCGAGCGACAGGGCCGCGTCGGATTCACCCTCGTCGAATTGCTGGTGGTGATCGCGATCATCGGGATCCTGGTGGCGCTCTTACTGCCCGCGGTACAAGCCGCACGAGAAGCCGCGCGTCGCATGCAGTGTGGCAACAACCTCAAACAGATCGGCTTGGCATGTCATAACTTTGTTTCGTCTAATAAGTACTTCCCCACCGCCGGTGGTGCGGTATCTCAGTTCTTCGCTCCGAATGAGCTGACGGGCCCTCATTACGGGTACGAGTACGCCGGCTGGATGTACCAGATCCTCCCTTACATGGAAGAGCAGAGTCTTTACGACCTCCGAGAAGGAGACGGGTCCGGGAATACCGGGTTTGTTGACACCGGTCTAATCGAACGGCCTGTCTCAGCGTTCAATTGCCCGACCCGCAACAACAGGTTTGGCAATGACGGACTCGATGTCTACGCCTTAGGAGACTACGCCGGTATCATGGCGAGCCACAACGACCCGGGTTGGCAAGGGTTTGCGTGGCAAAACACGGGCCCACCAAATACGAACGAGGAGGACGCCGTCTGGACCGGCATTATCGTTAAGGGCGGGCAGGTCAATGTCAACAGCGGCGAGGTTTGGGAGTTTGGCAAGATAAGCTTCGCCAAAGTAACGGACGGCAGCTCGAAGACAATTCTCGTCGCTGAAAAAGCCGCGAACGGCGCCCTCTACAGCATCGATTCCGCCGCCGCTGGCGGTAGGCACCCCTATTGGGAACTGTACGGTTACTATATCGGAGCGGACTGGCCGACGATGCGGCAGTTCGGAGCCCTTACTCAAGGGACTTCGAGCCCGAATGTTGAGGTCGCCGTCAAGCCGGACTCGCAGAGTCGCGTCGTCATGGATCGAGGAAGACCTTCGACAAACGTCCCCGACGAGCAAGGCTTCGGCTCGGCGCATCCGAGTGTCTTAATGGCCCTGCTTGGAGATGGTTCCGTACGAACGATCTCAATGGATGCCGACCTCGTTCTACTTGATCAGCTTGGCAAACGTGCCGATGGATCAACGATCTCTTTCGATGACCTCTGA